The Carassius carassius chromosome 34, fCarCar2.1, whole genome shotgun sequence genome has a segment encoding these proteins:
- the LOC132114657 gene encoding cryptochrome-1-like codes for MAPNSIHWFRKGLRLHDNPALQEAVSGADTVRCVYFLDPWFAGSSNLGVHRWRFLLQCLDDLDSNLRKLNSRLFVIRGQPANVFPRLFKEWKISRLTFEYDSEPFGKERDAAIKKLAMEAGVEVIVKISHTLYNLDKIIELNGGQPPLTYKRFQTLISRMDPPEMPVETLSSSIMGSCVTPVSEDHGDKYGVPSLEELGFDIDGLSSAVWPGGETEALTRIERHLERKAWVANFERPRMNANSLLASPTGLSPYLRFGCLSCRLFYFKLTDLYRKVKKTSTPPLSLYGQLLWREFFYTAATNNPRFDKMEGNPICVRIPWDKNPEALAKWAEAKTGFPWIDAIMTQLRQEGWIHHLARHAVACFLTRGDLWISWEEGMKVFEELLLDADWSVNAGSWMWLSCSSFFQQFFHCYCPVGFGRRTDPNGDFIRRYLPILRGFPAKYIYDPWNAPDSVQAAAKCIIGVHYPKPMVNHAEASRLNIERMKQIYQQLSRYRGLGLLASVPSTQNGNGMAYSPGEQQSGTKTPATAVSGGSSGKRSGSILLKFDSEEQQGPSGIQQQQHQQSGYHHMTDTGHSSRIYKCNVSHDMKGPQHSGHLLHSGGSVTGKRERESERDLDGEDDTLPTSHKLQRQILTSVHSGKQSSMKS; via the exons ATGGCCCCAAATTCCATCCACTGGTTCCGGAAGGGCCTCCGTCTCCATGACAACCCTGCACTTCAGGAGGCAGTAAGTGGGGCAGACACTGTTCGATGTGTCTACTTCCTGGATCCCTGGTTCGCTGGGTCGTCCAACCTTGGGGTCCACAGGTGGAG ATTTCTCCTGCAGTGCCTGGATGATCTTGATTCCAATCTAAGAAAACTCAATTCCCGCCTTTTTGTCATCCGAGGTCAACCAGCCAATGTATTTCCACGCCTTTTCAAG GAATGGAAAATATCCAGGTTGACCTTCGAGTATGATTCAGAACCGTTTGGAAAGGAGAGAGATGCAGCTATTAAAAAGCTTGCGATGGAGGCTGGGGTTGAAGTCATTGTCAAGATTTCACACACCCTTTACAACCTTGATAA GATCATTGAACTAAATGGTGGTCAGCCTCCCCTCACTTACAAACGTTTCCAGACACTGATCAGCCGAATGGACCCGCCAGAGATGCCAGTGGAAACCCTCTCCAGCAGTATTATGGGCTCCTGTGTCACACCTGTCTCTGAAGACCATGGGGACAAATATGGTGTGCCATCGCTGGAAGAACTAG GATTTGACATCGATGGACTATCATCTGCTGTCTGGCCAGGAGGTGAAACAGAGGCATTAACAAGGATTGAAAGGCATCTGGAGCGAAAG GCCTGGGTTGCAAATTTTGAAAGACCCAGAATGAATGCCAATTCTTTGCTAGCCAGTCCGACTGGCCTGAGTCCCTACCTCCGTTTTGGCTGCCTCTCCTGCCGCCTCTTCTATTTCAAACTCACAGACCTCTACAGGAAG GTAAAGAAAACCAGCACTCCTCCACTCTCCCTCTATGGTCAGCTGCTGTGGAGGGAATTTTTCTACACTGCTGCCACCAACAACCCACGATTTGATAAGATGGAAGGCAACCCGATCTGTGTGCGCATCCCCTGGGACAAGAACCCAGAGGCTTTAGCCAAATGGGCTGAAGCTAAGACAGGTTTTCCATGGATTGATGCCATTATGACCCAGCTGAGGCAGGAGGGCTGGATCCACCACCTGGCCCGTCATGCTGTTGCTTGTTTTCTCACTCGTGGAGACCTGTGGATCAGTTGGGAAGAGGGCATGAAG GTGTTCGAGGAGCTCCTGTTGGATGCTGACTGGAGTGTAAATGCAGGCAGCTGGATGTGGCTCTCCTGTAGCTCTTTCTTTCAACAGTTCTTTCATTGCTACTGTCCAGTGGGTTTCGGCAGGCGCACGGACCCTAACGGCGATTTCATTAG ACGATATTTACCTATTCTCCGAGGTTTCCCTGCCAAATATATCTACGACCCATGGAACGCCCCAGACTCTGTGCAAGCTGCTGCCAAGTGCATCATTGGCGTCCACTACCCCAAACCCATGGTGAACCACGCTGAAGCGAGTCGCCTTAACATCGAGAGGATGAAGCAGATCTACCAACAACTTTCACGCTACAGAGGACTTG GACTTCTGGCCTCTGTACCATCCACACAAAACGGGAATGGGATGGCGTACTCCCCAGGGGAACAGCAGTCGGGGACCAAAACACCAG CAACAGCTGTATCAGGTGGTTCCAGTGGAAAAAGGAGTGGAAGTATTCTGTTGAAATTTGACAGTGAAGAGCAGCAGGGACCAAGTGGAATTCAACAGCAGCAGCATCAGCAATCAG GATACCATCACATGACCGACACCGGGCACAGCAGTCGAATTTACAAATGTAATGTCTCACACGACATGAAAGGCCCACAGCATTCAG GACATCTGCTGCACTCAGGAGGAAGTGTGACAGGTAAGAGGGAGCGAGAGTCGGAACGAGATCTTGATGGTGAAGATGACACCCTCCCCACCTCTCACAAGTTACAGCGGCAAATTCTCACTTCGGTTCACAGCGGGAAGCAGTCAAGTATG AAGAGTTAA